The sequence TGGAGGAGTATTGGGAATAGTTATACCGCCTTTTTCGGCTACACTGGCATCTCACGTACCTGTGATGCTGGCAATGCTTATAAGTCCTTCGACGGCGGTATTTGTGGGTATTGGGTCTGCAATAGGATTTCTGATCAAGTTAGGTCCTATAATAGCGGCGAGAGCGGCGGTTCACGCAGCATTTGGATATGTAGGGGCAAAAATGATACAAAAAGGATATTCTTTTCCTGTAGCTTTGGCAGCAATACTTCCCATACATGCGGTTTTGGAAGCTGTTGTTGTAATGCCCTTTGGGTTTGATTTTTACAAAGCTTTTGTGGTTATAGGAATAGGGACAATGATTCACCATACTATAGATTCATTAATTGCAATAGCCGTTTTTTATGCATTAAATCCTATTTTACGATTAAGACCTATCAATACAAGAAGTTAGCTTTTTCTATGAATGTCCTGATTTTGGGACATTCTTTTTTTGTGAAAATTATAAACCATATATGCTATATAAGCACAAAGAAGGAATTTTGTGATTTGTGTAGAATTTGTGTAAAAGTAATAAGTATAGAGGTAGATGTTATGGGTTGTTATGGTAAAAGATTACCCCTAGTAAAGTGAGAGGTGAGAAGGTGGTGGACTTGTTCAGAATAGAACACAAGCAATTTAAAATAAGTGGCGAAGATGCTCATTTGTTGTCAGGTGAAATGCCATATTATAGAGTTGAACCAGATTACTGGAGAAAATGCTTAAGACATGCAAAAAGTATGGGGCTTAATACTGTGAGTTTTTATATCCCATGGATTGTACACGAATATCAGGAGGATAAATTCGATTTTGACGGAAGTACGAATCGTCGATTTAATTTAAAATTATGGCTTGAACTTATTAAGGAAGAAAATATGTTTGCAATTGTAAGACCCGGTCCATATGTTTATAATGAAACTTTAAATGCCGGGATACCTCAATGGTTTATAGAAAAATACCCACAGGCAAGGGGAGTAAGGTGGAATGGTAAAGAATATAAGGTAATAAAGGATGCTGTTTCCTATATGCACCCGGATTTTAGAAGTCGTGTAGAGATATGGTATAAGAATGTAGCCGATGTTTTAAAACCATACCTGTACTCAAATGGTGGGCCGATAATATTTGTACAATTAGACAATGAGGTTCCGGGAATACAAGAATGGCGTGGCGGTTTTGACCAGAATCCTGAGACCATGAGATATGGTCATAAAGACGGTTATTTTTCTACATTTTTGCGAAATAAGTATAAAGATATAAAGGCATTAAACAACGCATATGGAAGCAATTATAGTCAATTTGAAGACATTAGTCCGCAAAATGTGGATATAACATCAGAACAATGGAAGATAGATGAATATGAATTTTACTACAATTTTTACCTGCCTCAGTATTTTGTGTTTTTACAAGATACGTTAAAAAGTTACGGTATAGATGGCTATTTTACCATAAATGCAGCCAGTGGAAATTATATATTCAGGTTAAAACCGTCTGCAAAAAAATGTCCGAATACTCTTTTGGGTGTGGATTCATATTACAATTTACATAAGTCTCTGACATTTGATTCGGCGACCCTTTCATTTGATATTGAATATGTGCATGAATTGCTTAGTGAAGCGATAGAAGGGCCTGAAACAATTCTCGAATTTGAAGCTGGGATGCTACACGATTATCCTAGGGTTTATGGCTCACATCTGTATCTATGGTATGCCTGGGCATTGATTGAGGGATTCAAAGGTCTTAATGGTTTTAATATCATGAGTGGTGTTAATCCTCATGGTTTAGGGTCTATGCAGGACAGCATATATTACCAGACGCCTATAACGGACAAAGGTGAATTAAGAGAAAACTATTTTGCAATACAGAAGGCATTAAAATTATTCGGCCATGACAAGTGGCTTTTGCACAGCACAAAAAAGTATGAAATGGCCTTGGGCATAGTTGAGGATAGGAACGTAGAGCATGAACTGGCTCATATGTTGTTTAACTTTAATATTTCATACAAAGTAGTTGATCTTAAAAAACGTACGGTCGATGAATTACTTCAGTATCCTTTTATCTGGGTATGTTCTGATAAGGTAATGGATGGAGAGACACAGCAAAAGCTTATAAATTTTGTAGAATCTGGTGGAAAATTGATATTGTCAGGTGCGCTTCCAGAGAAGGATACTGTGGGCAGAAAGGTAGATATTTTAAAGAGTGAATTTGGTATTGAAGCAGAAGAAAGAAGCGATCAGCCCAAGGTGGTGATTAATGGAGTTGATTATTATACTGGAAATGATTATGAACTGCCTTTAATGGTAAAATGCAGTACAGATTGCAAAGTAATAGCAAATAGTGTTGAAAATAAGCCGGTTATAATAGCGAAGAAAATTGGCAATGGTAAGGTTGTATATATTGGATTTAACATAAATTATTGTTTTGATGACCAGTATATAATAATCAAGAATATATTTGATGAACTCGGTGTAAAGCGATTCTTAGAAGCAAACAATGATGTACGTGTAATCGTTAGAACAGGAGAAGATGGGATGAAAAAGGCATTTGTTATGAATTACCACCCGATGCCGGTAAATGCAAGGATAAAGATATTTGATAAATCATACAACTTTATTATTCAAGCTTATGACATAATATGGTTTGATGTATAGAAAATAGATTTATTTGGAGGGAGTAGTTTACGAAAAAGAGGTTAAGTTAAAAGAGACACTGCTTAAAGACAGAAGGTTACTTATGAGTATAAATGTTCCAATAAAATTGAGCCCTATTGTGCTAACATTTGAGGTGATATAGTTGTCAATTGAGTATATAATAGCGTTGTGTTTTATAGGATTTACTGCTGCATTTATTGATTCTATAGCTGGCGGAGGTGGTATAATAAGTTTACCAGGACTTATGATCTTGGGTGTACCTCCTGTTTTTGCACTCGGTACAAACAAATTTGCGTCAACATGTGCATCTTTTACAAGTTCTCTGACATTTATAAGGTACAGGATATTTGATTATAGTCTTTTGAGATATCTTGTTTTTGGTACACTAATTGGTGCAGCAATTGGTGTCAAAACAGTGCTTTTTATTAACAGTTCACATTTGAGAATTATTATAATTGTCTTGATGATTTTTGTCGCATTGTATACGCTTTTGGCTAAGAATATCGGTAGTGAAAATAAATTTGAAGGCGTAAATAAGAAAACTATTACAATAGGCCTTATAATATCAATAGCACTTGGATTTTATGATGGTTTTTTTGGTCCAGGTACAGGCTCTTTTTATATATTTTTATTTTTAACGCTTTTAAATTACGATTTTAAAATAAGCGCTGGAAACGGTAAAATACTTAATTTTGTTAGTAATATAACATCAGTGATTCTGTTTTCTTTAAATGGGAAAATTATGTATTCTGTAGCTATACCAATGGCAGCTGCGATGATATTCGGTGCGAGATTGGGAACAAAAGTTGCAATAAAAAATGGAGCAAAACTGATAAAGCCTCTTCTTGTTTCAGTGACA comes from Caldanaerobius fijiensis DSM 17918 and encodes:
- a CDS encoding ECF transporter S component codes for the protein MKAREITIGGLLTALSILIPLAFGGVLGIVIPPFSATLASHVPVMLAMLISPSTAVFVGIGSAIGFLIKLGPIIAARAAVHAAFGYVGAKMIQKGYSFPVALAAILPIHAVLEAVVVMPFGFDFYKAFVVIGIGTMIHHTIDSLIAIAVFYALNPILRLRPINTRS
- a CDS encoding TSUP family transporter; this encodes MSIEYIIALCFIGFTAAFIDSIAGGGGIISLPGLMILGVPPVFALGTNKFASTCASFTSSLTFIRYRIFDYSLLRYLVFGTLIGAAIGVKTVLFINSSHLRIIIIVLMIFVALYTLLAKNIGSENKFEGVNKKTITIGLIISIALGFYDGFFGPGTGSFYIFLFLTLLNYDFKISAGNGKILNFVSNITSVILFSLNGKIMYSVAIPMAAAMIFGARLGTKVAIKNGAKLIKPLLVSVTFLYAAKMIFDVIH
- a CDS encoding beta-galactosidase — its product is MDLFRIEHKQFKISGEDAHLLSGEMPYYRVEPDYWRKCLRHAKSMGLNTVSFYIPWIVHEYQEDKFDFDGSTNRRFNLKLWLELIKEENMFAIVRPGPYVYNETLNAGIPQWFIEKYPQARGVRWNGKEYKVIKDAVSYMHPDFRSRVEIWYKNVADVLKPYLYSNGGPIIFVQLDNEVPGIQEWRGGFDQNPETMRYGHKDGYFSTFLRNKYKDIKALNNAYGSNYSQFEDISPQNVDITSEQWKIDEYEFYYNFYLPQYFVFLQDTLKSYGIDGYFTINAASGNYIFRLKPSAKKCPNTLLGVDSYYNLHKSLTFDSATLSFDIEYVHELLSEAIEGPETILEFEAGMLHDYPRVYGSHLYLWYAWALIEGFKGLNGFNIMSGVNPHGLGSMQDSIYYQTPITDKGELRENYFAIQKALKLFGHDKWLLHSTKKYEMALGIVEDRNVEHELAHMLFNFNISYKVVDLKKRTVDELLQYPFIWVCSDKVMDGETQQKLINFVESGGKLILSGALPEKDTVGRKVDILKSEFGIEAEERSDQPKVVINGVDYYTGNDYELPLMVKCSTDCKVIANSVENKPVIIAKKIGNGKVVYIGFNINYCFDDQYIIIKNIFDELGVKRFLEANNDVRVIVRTGEDGMKKAFVMNYHPMPVNARIKIFDKSYNFIIQAYDIIWFDV